The DNA window tctatctatctatctatatccatccatatatctctctatctatctatctatctatccctctatctatctatatccatccatccctctatctatctatctatctatctatctatctatccctctatctatctatctatccctctatctatctatctatccctctatccctctatctatctatccctctatctatctatctatctatctatctatccctctatctatctatctatccctctatctatctatccctatatctatctatctatctatctatatccatccatccctctatctatctatctatatccatccatccctctatctatctatctatatccatccatctatctatctatctatctatctatctatctatatccatccatatatctatctatctatctatctatctatccctctatctatctatatccatccatccctctatctatctatctatatccatccatccatctatctatatccatccatatatctatctatctatctatccctctatctatctatctatatccatccatccctctatctatctatctatatccatccatccatctatctatctatatccatccatatatctctctatctatctatccctctatctatctatctatatccatccatccctctatctatctatctatatccatccatccctctatctatctatctatatccatccatccatctatctatctatatccatccatatatctatctatctatctatccctctatctatctatatccatccatccatctatctatctatatccatccatatatctctctatctatctatccctctatctatctatctatatccatccatccctctatctatctatctatatccatccatccctctatctatctatctatatccatccatccatctatctatctatatccatccatatatctatctatctatctatccctctatctatctatctatatccatccatccctctatctatctatctatatccatccatccctctatctatctatctatctatatccatccatctatctatctatctatctatatccatccatatatctatctatctatctatccctctatctatctatatccatccatccctctatctatctatctatatccatccatccatatatctatctatctatctatccctctatctatctatctatctatctatatccatccatccctctatctatctatctatccgtctattatTTACCTATATGTTTGTGTTTCCATTATCCACTGTCTCAAATTTTTTTGGAGGTAATCTtatatgtttttaaatttttttttttttaattaaattacaGGTGGAGGCACAACCCATAATTTGGGATCCTGCATGTCATGATTATATGAATTATATAAAAGACATATGACTTGGACCCAAATCTGCCGTGATCTCTACCCATTGTGGGACGAAGTTGACACAACACTTCAAGTTCAAATTGGTAAATTGAAAATGtatttttatgacatttttttttttttgtcaagatcttgattaaattatttttataatgttttgtgtttttttttacagacaAAGATGTGAGGAGCCGCTGGAGATCAGTGAAGGACCGCTTCACAAAAGATCTACCAAAGGCCAGCAAAAGTGGATCCGCTGGACAAAAAAGGAAAATTCTTTATGAAGATGAACTACAGTTTTTACTAACGGGCAGAAGCTTACGGCAGTAAGTACTTTtgaattttaaaaatttaaaattctAATTTTGTTTGCAATAcattcattttttttcccttttccaatcaTAGGACAGAAGGTAACCTCTTGCCTGTAGAGCATGATGACTCCACATCAGAAATGCCTGAAGGTTCAACCGAAGTGGAAGAAACAACTTTCTCCGAGGCTGCGGATACATCATCAGCTTCTGCCGCTAAACGGCCCTGCATCCCTGCTGATGGCACAGGGACTGACCCCGGTGTTTTCAGCTTTACATCCGCTGCCAGTGCTGCTGATCCGCCACAATCAACATCTTCTTCGGCGTCAGCCCGAAACCTGACATTACGGCGGAAGAAAGCAAAGGGAGTTCCAGTGGCCAAAAATGTTGCTGAGCAGTGCGACGAGCTTACCTGCGAGGCTTTGTCCCTGCTTAAAAATTCTGCTTCTAAACCAAATTCAAAGTGTGATTTATTTGCTGCCAGTCTTGGCAGCCGGCTTTCTGACATGTCGAAAGAGACGCAGTCAGCCTGTATGATGGCTTGCTGCGCCCTTTTTGACGGTTTTGAAAAGCCCCCCCCACATCCACGTGTAGGTGACCTTCTTAATCTCATTCTGGATGCTTTTTCACCCACCCAAATAAATAGACCTGTTCGAAACCTCCCTCCACAACCAAATATGGCTTATTCATATAATATGCATCCCCAAACTCAAATAGCTGGTGCAGTAGGTAACACAAATTATGAAACCCACTCACAAGCAGCTGCCCCTTCCACCCAGGCTGATTCTTTTGGTTATGTAACGGAGGACTTGTATCGCTTGTAAAAAGTTTTGCACTCCCCAGAACACTTACCCAAGTTCAAATTTTTAATTTTGATTCTAAAATTGCTGAGTCCAGCATGGCCTgaagtgg is part of the Anomaloglossus baeobatrachus isolate aAnoBae1 chromosome 9, aAnoBae1.hap1, whole genome shotgun sequence genome and encodes:
- the LOC142250598 gene encoding uncharacterized protein LOC142250598, whose translation is MTWTQICRDLYPLWDEVDTTLQVQIDKDVRSRWRSVKDRFTKDLPKASKSGSAGQKRKILYEDELQFLLTGRSLRQTEGNLLPVEHDDSTSEMPEGSTEVEETTFSEAADTSSASAAKRPCIPADGTGTDPGVFSFTSAASAADPPQSTSSSASARNLTLRRKKAKGVPVAKNVAEQCDELTCEALSLLKNSASKPNSKCDLFAASLGSRLSDMSKETQSACMMACCALFDGFEKPPPHPRVGDLLNLILDAFSPTQINRPVRNLPPQPNMAYSYNMHPQTQIAGAVGNTNYETHSQAAAPSTQADSFGYVTEDLYRL